Part of the Tolypothrix sp. PCC 7910 genome, TACCGCTGAAGAAACTGGAGAACGCAATCTCACAGAAAGCTTAGTTAAACGCGGAATTAGAAGCGTTTTAGCAATGTCAGAACGTATTCCTGATGAAGTAGCGCTGACATTGACACAATTGTTTTACCGCAACCTCAATCAAGGATATCCTGTAGATTTGTGTGTGAGTCGGGTACGCCAAGGATTAATATCTGCCTACGGTTCTCACCACATGTACTGGGCGTTACCAATTTTATATCTCCAACCGGAATTTGACGGTTTTCTCAGCCCAGAAATTCCTGAGAGTGCAGAAGCGCTCAATGAGTATAATCCAGCTTTAAGGGCAAATCCTGCAGCGATGTACTCTGATGTCGCAGATGAGGCTGATATGTCTTTAATGGAGGACATGATCCCTTCTGGTTTAGCCCGTGACTCTTCAGGGCTAGACTGGCTCGGTGAAGATACTTGGGGTGATCTAGTTGATGAAATAGAGTACGATGATGACCCAAGCTACGCAGAAGATTCTGCACTAGTTTCAGATTTGTTTCGCCAACTAGATAGCCAGAAAGGAACTTCTGAGCAATCATCTTCCATGACGGCGGAACTTGTGCCCCAGTTGAATGACAATAGTCTCCGGGGAAGACAATTTTCTCAAGAATTGACTGCGTCAGATCAAGAAGCCAGCTTTTGGGAAGAAGAACCGGAAACATCAAATGAATCATCTACGAGTTTTGATGGTAATTGGAATAATAATTCTTATGGACGCTCACAACCATATTCGCCAAAACGCCGCCAGCGTCGGCAGATTGGGCCGATTGTAGGAATCGTAGGAGCAAGTGCGATCGCAGTTGTTGTGGGTGTCAATTTGTGGCAAAATCATCAAGCAAAAAAATTACCTCCCATACCACCAATTCCTATTCAGTCGATTACCGCCCAACCTCCTGTAGATTTAAAGAAGGCTGCAACTGGAATTGTCACTGCTACCGCTACGGAAAAATTAAGCCAAGGTGACTTACAAGCAGGGCTAGAGGCTGTAGAAGAATTACTTAACCGTGGCGCGCTCCCACCCGCCCAAGCAGCGTTACAACTTGTACCGCCGAAGCAAGCTGATAATCCATCTGTCAACTTTTTTAAAGGAAGATTAGCTTGGCAATCTGTGCAGATAAAAGATAAAAAATACAGTATTGATGATGCTCGCCGTTATTGGGAAAGTGCTGTAAAAGCAGATCCAGAATCGTTTTTATATAATAATGCTTTGGGATTTGCTTATTATGCAGAAGATAACTTAAATAGAGCCAATGACTCTTGGTTTAAAGCTTTAAATTTAGCACTTAAGCAACAAGCAACTACTAAAAATACTACATCTAAAGATGCTTTAACTTCTTATGCGGGATTGGCTTTAGGGCTTTATAAATCTGCATATAATCAACCATCTGAAAAACAATATCAATATATGAATGAAGCGCTAAAATTGCGCCAAATGGTCATTAAGGACGATCCGATAGATTTCCAAGTAGATAAATTAAGCCAAAATTGGCTATGGACAGAAAAGGCTATTGCCGATTGGCGATCGCTCCTGCAAGAAAAAGCCCAGAAACCATAAAAGGGAACAGGGAAGAAGAACTGACATATTGACTTTTACTTTCACAAATGAAATAGGAATGCTATAGAGTTAAGAAAATAATAATATAGCTATTATTTTGCGAAATACTAAACCGATTATCATCGCGCATCGAGGGGCTAGCGGCTATCGTCCCGAACATACATTAGCGGCTTATGAGTTAGCAATTGATTTAGGTGCTGACTATATTGAACCTGATTTAGTTGCGACTAAAGACGGGATATTAATTGCACGTCACGAAAATGAAATTTCGGAAACGACTGATGTTGCTAGCCATGCAGAATTTGCTCAATGCCAAACTACTAAAATAATTGATGGGGAAAGCAAAACAGGCTGGTTTACCGAAGACTTTACCCTAGCCGAACTCAAAACACTACGGGCAAAAGAGCGAATTCCCGAAGTGCGATCGCAAAATACAAACTATGATGGTTTATTTGAAATTCCTACACTGCAAGAAATCATTGATTTAGCTAAAGCTAAAAGTATTGCAGCTAATCGTACTATTGGTATTTATCCAGAAACAAAGCACCCAAGTTATTTTCAATCGATTGGTTTATCCTTAGAAGAACCGCTACTTAAAACTTTAAAAGCTAACGGTTATCAAGGTGCAAATGCACCCGTTTTTATTCAGTCTTTTGAAGTTAGCAACCTCAAATATTTATCAACAAAAACTGATTTACCTTTGGTGCAATTAATTAATAATACTGGTAAACCTTATGATTTTATCGTTAATGGCAATGAGCGCACATATAGCGATTTAATTACAGCTTCAGGTTTAAGAGAAATTGCAGAATATGCACAGGCGATAGGAATTCATAAAAATCTCCTTGTTCCTAGAGATACTACAGGTAAATTACTACCGCCTACATACTTAGTTAGAGATGCTCATGTAGCTTCTTTGCTGGTTCATGTTTGGACTTTTCGCAATGAAGATGTATTTTTACCTCTAGACTTTCTAGGTAATCCAAAACAAGAATATGAGCTATTTTTTAGCTTAGGAATTGATGGTGTTTTTAGTGATTTTCCTGATATAGCTTATAAAATTTTGGATTTTGGATTTTAGATTGCAAATTTCCAGTATATGGATGATGTGGTATTTTTTCCTAATGCCAAGAGCGATAAAATGTACTCTCTTGCCAAATTTGGGCAGTAAGTTGCTCAATTTCTGCTAATTTTTGCTGATTTAAAGGTTGAAAAGAACGTGCTGCTTGAATATTTTCTTCTAACTGTTGCACGCTATCAGCTGGAATTACACAACAGTTAACACCTGGCTGAGACAAAGTATATCCTAAAGCTTGATTGATATTTTTTAAACCACCTGCTTGAAATAACTTGCCATATGCAGGAACTTTCATGGCAATTACACCTATATTTTTTTGTTTTGCTAATGGCAGAATTGCTGGAATAAATGATTGTGGATGATGATTTTCTACTGCATTTACTGGGATCAGTGTTGTGTGAAATGGAAAACGACGTAATCCTTCCGCAATAATCTGTGTATTATGGTGTCCGGTAATACCGACAAACCGCACAATTTTTTGCTGCATTGCTTCTTCTAAAGCTTTACTTGCACCAGATTTACTAAATATTTTGTCCAGTTCATCGGCAAAAGAAACATGATGCAGCTGCCATAAATCTAGGTAATTAGTATTCAGGCGTTTTAGCGAACTTTCTAATTCTCGCCAGGCTCCATCTCTATCTCTTTTATCAGTTTTACTTGCTAAAAAAACTTTTGCGCGGTGACTTGGTAGCACTTTACCCAAATGAATTTCACTAGCGTCATAGCTACTGGCTGTATCAAAGTAACGAATGCCGAGTTCGAGTGCTTTTTCAATAATCGCCACAGCTTCCCGTTCGCGATCGCTTTTGTCTAGTGGCGTATTTGTACCTGCCCCCCCCAATCCAAGAATGGGGACTTTCACGCCTGTGTTTCCTAGAAGGCGTTCTGGCATTTTTGCTGATGGTGTTTGAGATATGTTAGGAGTCAACGCATCAGCTTGTACAATGCCGCTAGCTACAGCAACAGTAGTAAGCAAGAAACTTCGCCTTGTCTTTTTTCCTTTCATTGCTGAATTTCAGGATAAAGTTTGGTTGCGAATCATAAAAATTAAAAAATCTTGGCAACACATCAATAATTTGTAAGGGCGTAAGGCTTTGCGCCTCTACTCATGTATTTGTTGCATTATTTTTTAAACTTGTATTACTAGCCCAAATAATGCTGTCTGCTGTCTCAGTTTTTCTGTGTTTAGACTATTTTCATCTTACTGAGTATTGTCACGGACTGCAAAACTCCTCGATTACTTGCGCCTTCACCTCATCCAAAGGAAAAGTATTGGGATAGGTAGAAAACATCAGCATGATGCCTTGTAAGGTTGAGGAAAAATAGATAGATCGCTTGCGTGGATTTGCTACCCCCAGCTTTGTGAACATTTCCGTCTGCACCTCAAATTGCTTTTCTTGCTCATCCATTAACCTCTGGCTGTATTTTGCTACAACTGGATCGAGTCTGGGTTGGGTAAACAGGTTGAGGTAGAAACGGAAAACTTCCGGTTTTCGGCGGACATCTTCTAAAGCACCTTCGGCAATGTGCCGGATTTGTTCAGCAGGTGTCGGTTTTGCAGCCGCGGCTTCCATGACAAACAATAAATCGTGGAGTCGCATATCAACCAGTGCCGCCATCAAATCTTCTTTGCCTTTGAAATAATGATAAAGAAGTCCCTTGGATATCTTCGCCGTTTTTGCAACGTCGTCAATTGAGGTGGCGTGATAGCCTTTGCTGAAAAAAAGCTCCATCGCCGCTTTCAAGATTTGCTCTTTGGTAGCCTGACGGATACGTTCATTTTCTGCTGGGGTGCGGGGCATCTTTGATTATTACTCGCTCAAAAAATCGCTAATCAGGTTAGTTACCTCTGCCGGATGTGTCAGCGTCGGTAGATGATCCGCGCCTTCAATCTCTGCAAAGCGAATATCAGGAACCTGTTTAAACAACTCTACTATGCGGAAGAGGTCTTCACTGTCCTTTGTACCAATCATAAATAAGGTCTTGGTTTTGAGTTCGTGCAATCTGGAAATTGCAGGTGGTTGGGGCCAGACTTGCTCGAAGCTTTGCCACTCAAAGTAGCGCTCTATATTGTGCTTAAACATTTGATAGAGCAAATCGCGCTGGGGGCTGGCTACGGTGGTTTGGTAGATTGAGTGTTCCAAATTTAGCTTAACCATTTTCTCCACATCTGGAGCTGCGGCTCTAATTTCCTCAAACCACTGCTGCAATTGGGGCGAGAATTCAAAGCCTGTTAATCCCGGAGCTACTAACACCAGTTTGGAGACTCTCTGAGGATAGGTTAAGGCAAAATCAGTGGCGATTTCACCACCTATGGAATGCCCTACGAGAATAACTTGATAAATGCCCAGATGATCGAGGAGTTTTCTTAAATCTTCAACATAATTTGCGGGTTCCAGTGGCGGTGGTGACTTTCCCGCACCGCGTCCATCAAAGGTGATTACCTGATATTTCTTGGCTAATTCTGGGGCGATAAATAGCCAATCACGTAAATCTGCACCACCACTATGAATGAGAGCGATCGCATCGCCCTTTCCTTGGATTTCGTAATGTAGATCCATTTGCAAATCCTCCTTGTAGCCGCCAATTGCAGCCCTATATGAGGTGATGGCGTTTTTTTAGTGAATGCGATCGCCACCACTATCTTCAATATATTTTATGACTGACCATACAGTCAATAATAAAATCACACAAAAATAGCCCTCCGTAAAATAGGAGGGTCAAGGACTTTCAAATAAAAAATATCCCATTACTTTTAAAGCTGGGGAAGTTAAGGGAGAAAAGGGGACAAGCAATTCAAAATTCGTATTGTAAAGTTTGCTCAACGGGGGGAACCCCCGCACGCAACTTTCCGCAAAATTCAGAAATTTATTTAAGTTTTGACTCTTGACTCTTGACTTTTGACTCTTGACTCAGAATTCAGCACTCAACACTCACAACTTAAATATTGAGTCCTGATTTTTGCTCACGGTTGATCAAAATGCCTCTCAAGCCAGCAGCTTTGGCACCTTGATAGTCTTCTTCTGGGCTGTCGCCTATGTGCCATGCTGCCTCTGGGGGACACTTATGTTTTTCTAAGGCTATAGCAAAAATTTGCGGATCGGGTTTAGCGGCGCGTGCTTCAGTAGAAATCGTGATGGACGCAAAAAAGTCCCTGAGTCCTAAACTTTGCAGAACTGAATAAATGCGGGAATCGAAATTAGACAATACTCCTAATTCGATTCCCATCCGTCGCCAGTTAATCAAAGCTGGAAGAACATCAGGATAGACAAACCACGGTTCAGCAGTACCAAAGTGGATATAAAGTTCACTAAAAAAAGCCGAAAAGTCAGAAAATTGCTTGAGAACGCCTGCGCTTTCAAAAGTATTGAGGGCAATTATTCGCCACCAATCAAATTCGCGCTGGAGAATGTCTTGGTTGTCTGCATCAGGAAATATCGGCGGTGGTGCGGCTTTAAAGCTTTCGATAAATGTTTTATTTAATGTATCAGCGGAAACTTCCACATCAAATTCCTGGGCTAGCTTACTATAAACTTCGCCCACACTACCTTTGACCCCGATGAGTGTGCCTACAGCATCTAAAAAAATAACTTTCGGTCGTTCCATCAAACTGTTATGCTTTTGAGTCCTGGATTTGAGATTATGCCTGATTGAGCTTCAGTGCATAGTTATATTTACGCACTATTTGCTACTTAGAAAGCGTTTCTATAATAGGACGTACTAGCCAATTAAAACCAACTCTGAGTTGATGATCGAAAGTAGGCAACCGATACAGATAGGCAAGACGACGTGCTAAATATGCCAATGGCCCGTCCAGTTTGATTCCTAAACCAGTGAGGCTAGCATTGTCTACTCCCAGCGCCAGCATTTCTCCTAGCTTTTGATATTGGAAAGGAAGTAAAGGACGATTTGTCAGGGAAGCCCAGATATTCCAAGCAGTATAATCAGCTTGTTGAAAAGCAGCTTGAGCCGTAGCAGGGACTTGCTGACCTTGAGCATCAACACAGTCTAATAAATCTCCCAAAGCAAAGATTTCTGGGTGGTCTAGAACTTGTAGAGTAGCTGTAGCTGTAATTTGACCGCGTTGATTTTGCTTGAGAGGTAGGGATCTAACTACGGGAGTGACTCGTGTTCCTACAGTCCAAATCACCAAATCTACAGGAATCGTATCAATTTGATTTTTATACTCTAAGGAAATAGTATCTTGGGCAATAGAATCAACATTGGTTTCTAAATCAATAAATACACCCCTCGCTTCCAAGGCTTTCTTTGCGGCTTCGCGGTTAAAATCTGGGGAAGTTCGCAAAATTTGGTCGCTAAGTTCTATCAACCGGAAGCGTCCTCTTTCTCCTAGTCTGTCGGCTAACTTACAGGCTAACTCTACACCGCTGTAACCTGCGCCCACAATGGCAACTCGAATCTTATCAGCATCAGATTCTTCTAAAACTCGCAAGCGTTCTTCTAAACGGTACACATCAGGGATAGTGCGGAAGGGGAATGCATAGGATGTTGCACCGGGAACCAAATCTAGGGGTGTTTCTCCACCCAGCGCCAGCACTAATCTGTCGTAGGCGATTTCCGGCCCATCTTGTAAATGTACTCGTTGCTGGTCGATATCAATGCCAGACACCACAGCTTGATAAAAGCGTATACCTGTGCCTTGTAATAATTCTGCAAACGGTGGGGCGATTTCCCAAGTTTGGAGTTCGCCAGTCAGCAATTCGTAGAGTAGGGGAGAAAACAAAAAGCGATCGCTTTGATCTACCAGGACAATTTCGGGTTTTTGCGTAGACTCCCAAGGTAACTGGCTCAAGCGTAAGGCAGTATAGAGACCACCAAAGCCTCCACCCAGGATCACAATTCTATTAGTTCGTTGAGTCATTTGTTATTAGGGAATATCCATCCCAATTGGGCAACTAACATTCAGTGTAATGATTTATTTCCGCCTATTGCATGGGAACAATAAACTTAGGCCAACTAAGCCTGCTCAATTTACTAAGATCACCTGGTAATGTTTCCAGCTGAGTTGAAAAACAGCAATACTGTGAAATGGTAGTGCCAAACTTAGATGACTCCAATCAATTTCCGTAAGTTAGTCACCCAAAAAGAATTTCTAGCCATCCTCAATCACCTGGAAAGGGAGATGGGCACTACTATCTGCATTGAAGATATTAAGGGCACGCCACTAATCGGTATTAAAAGTGATGTCAGCGTATCTAGATACCCAGTGCTACTGCTAGAAGAAGTAATTGGTTGGGTAGTTGGTGACCAAAAAAGCGCTAGTATTGCTACGCTCATTTCCTACCTAGCACAACAGCAATCCGATAAAAAGTCATTAGCTAAGGAATTGTTAGAAAAGTATCAAGAAATAGACTTATTTCAAGACCTTTCTACACAAGTTACCGCCAGCTTAGATGTGCAAGAAATTGCCCGGCTGGTGATTGAAGAAGCGAGAAAATGTATTCCTTCGAGCTGTGGTGCAATTTTATGGTTGGATGAAAAAACTGGTTGGCTGAAAATTCTGTGGGAATATGGCGAACTTAGTTCATGGCCAGAACCTCTCAAGCTGGGTCAAGGAATCATCGGTACAATTCTGCGATCGCGTAAAGGTGAGATAGTCAACAATTTGTTTGCAGATCCTAGATTTGTGGAGATGGAACCTAAGGTTAGCTCTCTGATTTGCGTACCCCTATTGTCTAAAAAGCAGCTAACTGGGGCAATAGTCATGTGTAATCAGATTCCCACAACTTACTCTACTAAAGATGGGAAACTGCTCAGTATTTTGGCATTGCAAGCAGCAGGTGCAATTGAAAAAGCACTGCTTTACGAGCAAAGCTGTAGTGCTGCACAAGTCGCTCAAGAACAGGCGCAGCAACTCCAGCTGACTCTGTTTGAACTTCAGCAAACACAGAGAAAGCTGATTCAAAGTGAGAAAATGTCTTCTCTAGGTAATTTGGTTGCAGAAGTTGCTCACGACATTAACAACCCCATTAACTATGTCAGTGGTAACCTCGGCCATATTCAACAATCTACGCAAGAAATTTTAGATTTATTGCAACTTTATCAACATCACTATCCCAAGCCAGCCACAGAAATTCAAACTGTCATCGAAAGTCTAGATTTGGAGTTTGTCATCGAAGATTTGACAAAAATGTTGTCCTCCATGATTGTAGGAGTTGGGCGAATGCGCCAACTGGCCTTGACTCTAAGAAACTTTTCTCGCATAGATCAGGTGGAGATGAAGCTAGTGGACATTCATGAAGGAATCGACAGTACCTTGCTCATCTTGCAAGGCCGATTCAAGCCTAGAGAAAGAAACTTAGGTATTCAGATTATCAAAGAGTACGGTGATATTCCCTTGGTTGAAGGCTACGCTAATCAGCTAAACCAGGTATTTATGAATTTAATTGCCAATGCGATCGATGCTTTAGAGGAGTCAATGATCAGTTGTCCATGGCCAGCTATGGTGGCGAAAATACCTGAGAATTACCAAATTCGCATTTCTACTGAGATAGTTAACTCTAATTGGCTAAAAATTCAAATTGCTGATAATGGCCCAGGTATTCCAGAAAATATTCAAGAGCGATTATTTGAGCCGTTTTTTACTACTAAACCTATTGGTAAAGGTACTGGATTAGGTCTATCTATCAGCTACCAAATTATCGAAAAACATGGTGGTTTCTTGCGTTGTATATCTCAGATGGGAGAAGGCACTACCTTCAGCATAGAAATTCCGGTGATCCACAATGATGAAAGTGCTACTGACTAAAATCTAACAATCAGTTTATGAATATTTTATTAGCTAATTTAAGTTGAGAAAAAAGGTAATAAATAGGAATTGTTGCTCCATTATGTATTAATAATTTTTCATCAATCGACGATTATTATTAAATTAAATTATTGCATTATCAATTTTTCTTTATTCCCTACTTAAAAATACCCCAATGCAAACATCTCCTTTCTACATGGTTTCCACATTGCTAATAAAATACCTGTTCTATTAGTTAAGTAATAATGTACTTAATAGCGCAATAGTTTTTAGGATATTGCTAGATATCGTAGGCTGCAAAATAGAAGTTTTAGTAGTAAATAAAAACTCCTAGACCTTAAAAATACTGACAGACATCTTACATACAGAGGTATACAATGTTATTGGCAGTTTTGTAAGTAACGCCAAAATTAAAATATAGCTAACAAGTAATCAAAGGAGGATGATGGTTGAAATCTGATTATTTAATTATTCAACACGAGAAAAAATAATTACCCAACGATCAGCTAAATATTTATTGGTTCTTGTATTAAGAAGTTATCAGGAAGAATTTATTTTATATGAACAAGAAGCTATTAATTGTTGATGATGACGCTAGTATGCGTTTGCTGATGGAGGAAGTTCTTGAGAGCTTGGAAGATGAAGAGGTAGAATTATTGACTGCTAAAAATGGTGAAGAAGCATTAGAAATTATTCAAGCAGAAAAGCCAAAACTAGTCTTTTTGGATATAATTATGCCAAAAATGGATGGTTTAGAAGTTTGTAATACTGTTAAGAATAAACTAGCAATACCAGATATTTACATTGTGATGCTTACCGCAAATGGGCAGGAATTTGATAAACAACAAGGTATTGATGTTGGTGCAGATTTATATATAACCAAACCTTTCCGTCCCAACATGGTACTAAAAATTTCTAGAGAGGTACTTGGTTTACCAGTTGCTATGGAATTGGCAAAAGACGGTTTGTGACTTAGACAAACCGCCAGGAATTTAATCTTTAGCAAAAAGGTAATTAGTTACCTCCAGTGGTAATAGCCTTATTGTGTATGGGAGGATCTTCTGGTTTTCTCTGCCATTGGCCTCCGTTACCTGGTTGGTATTCATTCTTTACACTATTCCAAGCAACTTCACGCGCTGCATTTTCGCTCATACCGTCTTTTTGAGCAGCATTAAAGGCTGTAAAAAAAATCTGTTGGGCGTGTTCAGGAAGTTGTTCTCTGATATCTTGTGGTAGTTCGTCTATCTGCTGATAAGCCATAAACCTACTCCAGTTATGTTTACTTTAGGTTTATGTTAAAAACTGAACAATCATATTTCCTCTGCTAACAGAGATATACAAATACTATACTTTTGGCTGAGTCAGACGATTTTCAAATCAACCCTTCAATATATAGAAAGCAAAGTTTATTGTTGAAAACATCTCAAGTATTTGTGGGATGCTTGAAGACGGAGTCCATAACCTATAACTTGAAGTTTTTGGTGTAAGCCATACGTATATTTTATGATAGCTTGTCGGTAAATTAATAAGCATTTAAATTACTTAATTATTGCGTGTAAACTATCAATGAATAAAAGATTGATATTATTAATAGTGGCAAATATGCTTTTTTATAAAATGATGTTGTCTTGCCATTTATCTATCATCTTTGCACTAACACCTGGAACTTTTTCTAAATCCTTTAAGGATGTAAACTTTTGCTGTTGACGAGCGAGAATTATTCGTTGTGCTAATTTTTTACCAACTCCAGGTAGAGTTGCTAATTCTTCCAAACTAGAGGTATTGAGATTGATTTTGGTAAGTATTTTATTGGCACTAGATGTCGGAGATTTAATTTGCGGACATTGTTTAACTTCGGCTGCAATTTTTTGTTGAATTGTAGGCGGTAAACCGAGTTTTACCTTAGTATAAAGACGGGCAAATTCACGTACATAATGGGCAGCAACTTTAGGACTTTCAATTACTAATAGGGTTTCGTCGTTACCATTATTAGCGGCTTCTGACCAATTATGGGAACCTGTAATGACTGTCTTACCATCAATTACAGCAAATTTGTGATGCAATAAATCGCCTTTTGGTAAAGTCGGTACGCCAACAGTAGTAATGGGATTTTTCCAAGGGTGGTTATCTACTTCATATTTACAATCTTCAGCTAGTGCAAATCCCATCATATCTAAGCCTTCGCTGTAAGAACGATAGGCAAATTGTGGCTCAATTAAAGCTCGAATATTGACATTTTGTTGATGGCGATTTTCCAGAATATTAGCTAGTTGTTGATCGGAAAATACAAACAATGCCATATCGACATATTTTGTAGATGATTCTAATGTATTCCCTATTAAACCGTTGGTACTCTGACTCCAAGGTTGAGTGGGTGAAGTTGGCGAAAACTGTACAGTAATTTTAGTTTCACCTAAAGTAATAGTTTTTGGCGATCGCACTGGTTTTTGTAAACCAAATCGGCTATCTGGCTTACCACCTGGGCCATCACCCCACATGGTGTTAAACTCTTCTGTAAATAAAGCTGCTAGTTCTGGACTCTCAATTTTTAAGAAGTTATTGGCATTGCCTAAACTACTAGGATTACTGTAGTCGCCAAAAACATCGCTCAAAGTGAAATTCGCCGAAGTAACAATCACAATGCTATTATCTACAATCACAAATTTGTGATGCATTAAACTACTACCTGCTGTGCCATCGGCTTTGTCATCTATTAAAGGAACTTTGGCATTTTGTAAGATAATTAAAGCATCTCTCTGATTAATTTCTTCAGGACTGAGTTGATTATCCTGGTTAATATCTATAAATTTACGAAATTCTTGATAGCGTTCTTGTTCTCTTTTTTCTAACTTGCTAATTTCCTCGCTGGTGAAGCTACTCCAAGGACGACTATAAGTATTTTCTAAAATTAATCTGACTTTGACTCCAGCTTTTTGTCTGTCTACTAATGCTTGAGCTACTTTTGGTAAACGTAACTCTTGAACGGCGACATCGACAGTAGATTTCGCTTGAGAAATTGTATCGACAATCTGCTGTTCTAAATTATCTCCCAAACGGACTTGCTGACGATAAGGTTCGGTAAATTCTGAGGACTCGGAATGGTTAAAGTAAACCTGCACTAATGGATCTTGCGGTAGTGGTGCGGGAAGTTTATTGAATGAATGAACTTTTTGACAACCAGCAAGAGCCAGAATCAGCAAGCAAATACAATAATTATAGGAACGAGAGAAACAAAACACAGGAATTTGGCTAGATATGCTTTCAAGGTGAATAGATAATA contains:
- a CDS encoding ATP-binding protein, giving the protein MTPINFRKLVTQKEFLAILNHLEREMGTTICIEDIKGTPLIGIKSDVSVSRYPVLLLEEVIGWVVGDQKSASIATLISYLAQQQSDKKSLAKELLEKYQEIDLFQDLSTQVTASLDVQEIARLVIEEARKCIPSSCGAILWLDEKTGWLKILWEYGELSSWPEPLKLGQGIIGTILRSRKGEIVNNLFADPRFVEMEPKVSSLICVPLLSKKQLTGAIVMCNQIPTTYSTKDGKLLSILALQAAGAIEKALLYEQSCSAAQVAQEQAQQLQLTLFELQQTQRKLIQSEKMSSLGNLVAEVAHDINNPINYVSGNLGHIQQSTQEILDLLQLYQHHYPKPATEIQTVIESLDLEFVIEDLTKMLSSMIVGVGRMRQLALTLRNFSRIDQVEMKLVDIHEGIDSTLLILQGRFKPRERNLGIQIIKEYGDIPLVEGYANQLNQVFMNLIANAIDALEESMISCPWPAMVAKIPENYQIRISTEIVNSNWLKIQIADNGPGIPENIQERLFEPFFTTKPIGKGTGLGLSISYQIIEKHGGFLRCISQMGEGTTFSIEIPVIHNDESATD
- a CDS encoding PleD family two-component system response regulator, whose product is MNKKLLIVDDDASMRLLMEEVLESLEDEEVELLTAKNGEEALEIIQAEKPKLVFLDIIMPKMDGLEVCNTVKNKLAIPDIYIVMLTANGQEFDKQQGIDVGADLYITKPFRPNMVLKISREVLGLPVAMELAKDGL
- a CDS encoding ChaB family protein translates to MAYQQIDELPQDIREQLPEHAQQIFFTAFNAAQKDGMSENAAREVAWNSVKNEYQPGNGGQWQRKPEDPPIHNKAITTGGN
- a CDS encoding DUF655 domain-containing protein yields the protein MFCFSRSYNYCICLLILALAGCQKVHSFNKLPAPLPQDPLVQVYFNHSESSEFTEPYRQQVRLGDNLEQQIVDTISQAKSTVDVAVQELRLPKVAQALVDRQKAGVKVRLILENTYSRPWSSFTSEEISKLEKREQERYQEFRKFIDINQDNQLSPEEINQRDALIILQNAKVPLIDDKADGTAGSSLMHHKFVIVDNSIVIVTSANFTLSDVFGDYSNPSSLGNANNFLKIESPELAALFTEEFNTMWGDGPGGKPDSRFGLQKPVRSPKTITLGETKITVQFSPTSPTQPWSQSTNGLIGNTLESSTKYVDMALFVFSDQQLANILENRHQQNVNIRALIEPQFAYRSYSEGLDMMGFALAEDCKYEVDNHPWKNPITTVGVPTLPKGDLLHHKFAVIDGKTVITGSHNWSEAANNGNDETLLVIESPKVAAHYVREFARLYTKVKLGLPPTIQQKIAAEVKQCPQIKSPTSSANKILTKINLNTSSLEELATLPGVGKKLAQRIILARQQQKFTSLKDLEKVPGVSAKMIDKWQDNIIL